One window from the genome of Pungitius pungitius chromosome 14, fPunPun2.1, whole genome shotgun sequence encodes:
- the lgals3b gene encoding galectin-3b: protein MNLEDALGGWPAGGNNQPQGGPWPGQPANPAWPGSQPGGGGGGAWPGQPTQPSQPGWPGQPTQPSQPGWPGQPSQPSQPAWPSPSPQPSAPGAVIGPGPGFGPGPTAPQKFVSAPYNETLHNGVYDKLLITIVGTIKPNADKITVDLSSGQDLAFHFNPRFNEGGKKSIVRNSCISTKWGKEERDLSGTFPFTAGQPFEMKIMCTNTEFKVAVNNSHVLSFKHRVSNLKSINRLSIYNDLTLSDVRMETLP from the exons ATGAAC CTGGAAGATGCTCTAGGAGGTTGGCCCGCCGGAGGAAACAACCAACCCCAAGGCGGACCCTGGCCAG GTCAGCCTGCTAATCCCGCCTGGCCGGGAAGtcagcctggaggaggaggaggaggagcctggcCCGGACAGCCCACCCAACCAAGCCAGCCCGGTTGGCCCGGACAGCCCACCCAACCAAGCCAGCCCGGTTGGCCCGGACAGCCCAGTCAACCCAGTCAACCTGCCTGGCCCTCTCCCAGTCCCCAACCATCTGCACCTGGAGCTGTAATTGGACCTGGACCCGGTTTCGGACCTGGACCCACTGCCCCCCAAAAGTTTGTG TCAGCTCCATACAACGAAACTCTGCATAACGGAGTTTATGACAAACTCCTCATCACCATCGTTGGAACCATCAAACCCAACGCTGACAA GATCACAGTGGATCTGTCATCAGGACAAGACCTGGCGTTCCACTTCAACCCTCGTTTCAATGAAGGTGGCAAGAAGAGTATTGTGAGGAACAGCTGCATAAGCACCAAATgggggaaagaagagagagacctTTCAGGAACCTTTCCCTTCACCGCAGGACAGCCGTTTGAG ATGAAGATCATGTGCACCAACACAGAGTTTAAGGTTGCCGTCAACAACTCCCACGTGCTGTCATTCAAGCACCGGGTCAGCAACCTCAAATCCATCAACCGCCTCAGCATCTACAACGACCTCACCCTGAGTGACGTCCGCATGGAGACTCTGCCCTGA
- the dact1 gene encoding dapper homolog 1: MEPHRRAADAHAAERQRHKRERLEATVSGLAELEYVRQRQEELVRAALELREEEQEELQLSSEEKLLQENILLLRQQLNCLRGRDAGLVSQLQELDRQISDLRLDSEVSRDQLETDSRPSSGFFDLSDGSVSLSNSSNSVFSECFCSFAEADGGLLSADQPASCLHCNGSVGRFRDDSSCSGGVHHSLLAPHPAPRPASLLDPVSPRDSQSKYRCDLVAPNGSDVFYYPSPLHAVVVQSPVLLQMLGHGGVGAVVEGSGSGAASLISQSSTWPASSSSYPHAQSYKRLDGYIYSLLQRRVLPVRTSRPRTSISTDSSKSILRHAGFCMRQVSGSGFVTLRGSEFRGGALAGAASSPQRSVVSKCEEQVFPDGSVDFKISNSESDKNQNIQKGSNKDFDPESGLLRHTSGPPPSPSSVSTASLPQEFREPDIPKTISSTIDTKQPCCLADSALLLKISTKPPKALRTKKVEVAGRGSFPMSLNKGGCVAIAESLAAHQETINSCRCRKKVKVKTAVTPRTGRGLEPNERDERRGDQTHRRYGSKKSRLPDGRGSRIRHIPSSIPEGRVLGKHATQGTSRLCRHGNHHHRRDQVAVVHKPKHKRNDYRRMHAITAAPDTEAFRRAQQHQREELRLLSGQTSGPYPRSDSEYSAECGSLFHSTIVDTSKDVACECNTNRFRDRDSVKAKHAEESGASSNMEEIGGGEAGGRTGGAGRGRAVTPAQAKVFIKIKASHNLKKKILRFRSGSLKLMTTM; the protein is encoded by the exons ATGGAGCCGCATCGACGCGCTGCCGACGCGCACGCGGCGGAGCGGCAGCGGCATAAGCGCGAGCGGCTGGAGGCCACCGTGTCCGGGCTGGCGGAGCTGGAGTACGTGCGGCAGCGGCAAGAGGAGCTGGTCCGAGCCGCCCTGGAGCTccgggaggaggagcaggaggagcttcAGCTGAGCTCGGAGGAGAAGCTTCTGCAGGAGAACATCCTGCTGCTCAGGCAACAGCTG AACTGTCTCAGGGGGAGAGATGCTGGACTAGTCAGTCAGCTACAGGAGCTGGACCGACAGATTAGTGACCTGCGGTTGGACAGCGAGGTGTCACGTGACCAGCTGGAGACGGACAGCAGACCCAGTTCAG GGTTCTTTGACTTGAGTGATGGGTCGGTCTCTCTCTCCAACTCCTCCAACTCCGTCTTCAGTGAATGTTTCTGTTCCTTTGCTGAAGCTGATGGAGGACTTCTGTCTGCAG ACCAGCCGGCCAGCTGTCTGCACTGCAACGGCTCTGTCGGAAGATTTCGTGATGACTCTTCCTGTTCTGGCGGAGTCCACCACTCACTCTTGGCTCCTCACCCGGCTCCTCGCCCGGCCTCACTGCTAGACCCGGTCTCCCCGCGGGACTCCCAGTCTAAGTACCGCTGCGACCTGGTCGCTCCGAACGGAAGCGACGTGTTTTACTACCCAAGCCCGCTGCACGCCGTGGTGGTCCAGAGCCCTGTCCTCTTGCAGATGTTGGGTCACGGAGGCGTGGGTGCCGTCGTTgaaggttctggttctggtgcaGCTTCTTTAATATCCCAGAGTTCCACTTggccggcttcttcttcttcttatcctCACGCTCAGTCCTACAAGCGGCTGGATGGGTACATCTACAGTCTGTTGCAGCGGAGGGTCCTGCCCGTAAGAACAAGCAGACCCAGGACCAGCATCAGCACCGATTCGTCAAAGAGCATCCTGAGGCATGCCGGCTTCTGCATGAGACAGGTTTCTGGCTCCGGTTTTGTGACTTTGAGGGGTTCTGAGTTCCGAGGAGGAGCCTTGGCAGGAGCCGCCTCGTCTCCTCAGAGGTCTGTGGTCAGTAAATGTGAAGAACAGGTTTTTCCTGATGGCAGCGTTGACTTCAAGATAAGCAACAGTGAATCGGACAAGAACCAGAACATCCAGAAAGGGTCTAACAAGGACTTTGATCCAGAAAGCGGCCTGCTGAGACACACGAGCggacctcctccttctccctcatcaGTGTCAACAGCTTCTTTGCCTCAAGAGTTCAGGGAGCCCGACATTCCCAAAACTATCTCATCCACCATAGACACCAAGCAGCCATGTTGCTTGGCTGACTCGGCCCTGCTCCTTAAGATCAGCACAAAGCCTCCAAAGGCGTTACGGACAAAGAAGGTAGAGGTGGCCGGTCGAGGTTCCTTCCCCATGAGTCTGAACAAAGGGGGTTGCGTGGCGATCGCTGAAAGCCTTGCCGCGCACCAGGAAACCATCAACTCCTGCAGATGCCGGAAGAAGGTCAAGGTTAAGACTGCTGTGACACCGAGGACAGGTCGGGGTTTGGAACCCAATGAGAGGGACGAGAGAAGAGGGGACCAGACCCACCGCCGGTATGGTTCTAAAAAGTCCCGGCTACCAGACGGACGAGGCTCCAGGATCAGGCATATTCCGTCGTCCATCCCAGAGGGCAGAGTTCTTGGCAAACACGCCACACAGGGGACATCCAGGCTctgtcgccatggaaaccaccACCACAGACGCGACCAGGTGGCGGTTGTCCATAAACCGAAGCACAAACGGAACGACTACCGGCGGATGCACGCGATAACGGCTGCACCAGACACCGAGGCATTCAGGCGcgcccagcagcatcaaagggaggagctccgcctcctctccgGGCAGACGAGTGGACCGTACCCCCGGAGCGACTCTGAGTACTCGGCTGAGTGTGGGTCTCTTTTTCACTCCACCATCGTAGACACCAGCAAGGACGTCGCATGCGAATGCAACACCAACCGCTTCAGAGACAGAGATTCCGTCAAAGCGAAGCACGCCGAGGAGAGTGGCGCCAGCAGCAACATGGAGGAGATTGGGGGAGGTGAAGCCGGAGGCAGAACGGGTGGAGCAGGGCGGGGGCGGGCTGTGACTCCGGCTCAGGCAAAGGTCTTCATCAAAATCAAGGCCTCTCACAACCTGAAGAAAAAGATTCTTCGGTTCAGGTCCGGTTCTCTCAAGCTCATGACGACCATGTAA